A genome region from Streptomyces antimycoticus includes the following:
- a CDS encoding MFS transporter, which produces MTGPDAYEELPPRRRTLITLALLGCAFLAMLDGTVVGTALPRIVEQIGGGDAWYVWLITAYLLTSSVSVPVYGRFSDLYGRRRLLIGGLAVFLVGSIACGLSASMPALILSRALQGLGAGALLTLGMALVRDLHPPSRPQGLIRMQTAMATMMIVGMVGGPLLGGLLADHVGWRWAFWLNLPLGLASIAVIALALPDRRPATPPGGRLDAAGILLLAAGLSLALTGLSLKGNATAGRAPSWTDPAVMGSLLGGLALLASLVPVERRATVPVLPLRLFRHRTYTALLTAGFFFQVAALPVGIFLPLYFQHIRGHSATASGLLLLPLLIGMTLGNRLTAVTVLRSGHVKPVLLTGAGLLTAGTAAFVALSATTPLALTSVLLVLVGLGTGPAMGGLTIATQNSVPRADMGTATAGSALTKQLGGAVGLACAQSLIGRSGTAAPTATAIGSTIAWSGSAAGLLALGALLLMRDIPIATPGRRPGAPTPASAVTTPGTSR; this is translated from the coding sequence GTGACCGGACCCGACGCGTACGAGGAACTCCCGCCCCGCCGCCGGACCCTGATCACCCTCGCCCTGCTGGGCTGCGCCTTCCTGGCCATGCTGGACGGCACCGTGGTCGGCACCGCGCTGCCCCGCATCGTCGAGCAGATCGGCGGAGGGGACGCCTGGTATGTCTGGCTCATCACCGCCTATCTGCTGACCTCCTCCGTCAGCGTGCCGGTCTACGGCCGCTTCTCCGACCTCTACGGCCGCCGCCGGTTACTGATCGGCGGGCTCGCCGTCTTCCTGGTCGGCTCCATCGCCTGCGGCCTGTCCGCCTCCATGCCGGCGCTGATCCTCTCCCGCGCGCTCCAGGGCCTGGGCGCCGGAGCCCTGCTGACCCTCGGCATGGCGCTGGTCCGCGACCTCCACCCACCGTCCCGCCCCCAGGGCCTGATCCGGATGCAGACGGCGATGGCCACCATGATGATCGTGGGCATGGTCGGTGGCCCGCTCCTCGGCGGACTGCTCGCCGATCACGTCGGCTGGCGCTGGGCGTTCTGGCTCAATCTCCCCCTCGGGCTGGCCTCCATCGCCGTCATCGCCCTGGCCCTGCCCGACCGCCGTCCCGCCACCCCGCCGGGCGGCCGGCTCGACGCGGCGGGGATCCTCCTCCTCGCCGCCGGGCTCTCCCTGGCGCTGACCGGCCTCAGCCTCAAAGGCAACGCGACCGCCGGGCGCGCCCCCTCCTGGACGGACCCGGCCGTCATGGGCAGTCTGCTCGGCGGTCTGGCGCTGCTCGCGTCGCTCGTACCGGTCGAGCGGCGGGCCACCGTCCCCGTCCTGCCCCTGCGGCTGTTCCGGCACCGCACCTACACGGCCCTGCTGACCGCCGGTTTCTTCTTCCAGGTCGCCGCCCTGCCGGTGGGGATCTTCCTGCCGCTGTACTTCCAGCACATCCGCGGCCACTCGGCCACCGCCTCCGGTCTGCTGCTGCTCCCCCTGCTCATCGGCATGACCCTCGGCAACCGCCTCACCGCCGTCACCGTGCTGCGCAGCGGGCACGTCAAACCGGTCCTGCTGACCGGAGCGGGGCTGCTCACCGCCGGCACCGCCGCCTTCGTCGCGCTGAGTGCCACCACACCGCTCGCGCTGACCTCCGTTCTGCTGGTACTCGTCGGGCTCGGCACCGGACCGGCCATGGGCGGGCTCACCATCGCCACCCAGAACTCCGTCCCGCGCGCCGACATGGGCACCGCCACCGCGGGCTCCGCGCTCACCAAGCAGCTCGGTGGCGCGGTCGGCCTGGCCTGTGCCCAGTCCCTGATCGGCCGCTCCGGCACGGCCGCGCCCACCGCGACGGCCATCGGCTCCACCATCGCCTGGAGCGGAAGCGCCGCCGGACTCCTCGCCCTCGGGGCCCTGCTCCTGATGCGCGACATCCCCATCGCCACGCCCGGACGGCGCCCCGGCGCGCCCACTCCCGCATCCGCCGTCACCACGCCCGGGACCTCCCGGTAG
- a CDS encoding MerR family transcriptional regulator gives MTTTGTEVRGSPMTIQQVSRLSGLSEPTLRYYEKIGLIPAVDRDRDSGHRRYHPTVVETIKALGCLRSTGMSVQDMRAYLRHLDEGAQGAAPLRDLFRRNAERLEREMELMAVRLRYLRLKAEMWDARERADADTERRAIDEITGVIDAL, from the coding sequence ATGACAACGACAGGGACAGAGGTCCGGGGCTCCCCGATGACCATCCAGCAGGTGTCGAGACTGAGCGGCCTCTCGGAGCCGACGCTGCGCTACTACGAGAAGATCGGCCTGATCCCCGCGGTGGACCGCGACCGGGACAGTGGCCACCGGCGCTACCACCCCACCGTGGTGGAGACGATCAAGGCGCTGGGGTGTCTGAGATCGACCGGCATGAGCGTGCAGGACATGCGTGCCTACCTTCGCCACCTCGACGAGGGCGCACAGGGCGCCGCTCCCCTGCGCGACCTCTTCCGGCGCAATGCGGAGCGCCTGGAGCGGGAGATGGAGCTCATGGCGGTCCGCCTGCGCTATCTGCGGCTCAAGGCGGAGATGTGGGACGCGCGGGAGCGCGCCGACGCCGATACGGAGCGCCGGGCGATCGACGAGATCACGGGCGTCATCGACGCGCTGTGA
- a CDS encoding NAD-dependent epimerase/dehydratase family protein, which translates to MEGKTVPVSADADTNTDAGGGELVLVTGGNGYVGTHVISGLLRSGHRVRTTIRSHGRAASATASVRSDVAASGVDPGGRLDIVGADLTADDGWDDAVAGCTHVLHVASPFPSVQPENEDELIVPARDGTLRVLRAARDHGVRRVVMTSSFAAVGYSPKDGDTYDESDWTDPADDNPPYIRSKTIAELAAWDFVAKEGDGLELTVINPSGIFGPTLGPRLSASTELVKAMLEGTMEAAPRMHFGMVDVRDVADLHLRAMTHPAAAGQRFLASGERAVSFLWIARVLAEHLGERAARVPTHEVSDEELREAARSDPALREAAGQAAKVPVMRNEKARSVFGWTPRDPVTTILDTAESLFRLGLVKG; encoded by the coding sequence ATGGAAGGCAAGACTGTCCCCGTGTCCGCTGACGCCGACACCAACACGGACGCCGGTGGTGGCGAACTCGTCCTGGTGACCGGAGGCAACGGCTATGTCGGCACCCATGTGATCAGCGGCCTGCTGCGAAGCGGCCATCGGGTGCGCACCACGATCCGTTCGCACGGCCGGGCGGCGAGCGCCACCGCGAGCGTCCGGTCGGACGTCGCGGCATCCGGTGTCGATCCGGGTGGGCGGCTCGACATCGTCGGCGCCGACCTGACGGCGGACGACGGCTGGGACGACGCGGTGGCGGGGTGCACCCACGTCCTGCATGTCGCGTCGCCGTTCCCCTCCGTCCAGCCGGAAAACGAGGACGAGCTGATCGTCCCCGCACGGGACGGCACCCTGCGGGTGCTGCGGGCCGCCCGGGACCACGGTGTGCGCAGGGTCGTGATGACGTCCTCGTTCGCCGCGGTGGGATACAGCCCCAAGGACGGTGACACATACGACGAGAGCGACTGGACCGACCCCGCGGACGACAACCCGCCCTACATCCGGTCGAAGACCATCGCGGAGCTGGCCGCCTGGGATTTCGTGGCGAAGGAGGGAGACGGCCTGGAACTGACGGTGATCAACCCGAGCGGCATCTTCGGTCCGACGCTCGGCCCCCGGCTCTCCGCCTCGACGGAGCTCGTGAAGGCGATGCTGGAGGGGACGATGGAGGCCGCCCCTCGCATGCACTTCGGCATGGTGGACGTGCGCGATGTCGCCGACCTCCATCTGCGGGCCATGACCCATCCCGCCGCGGCCGGGCAGCGCTTCCTCGCCAGCGGCGAACGGGCCGTCAGCTTTCTGTGGATCGCCCGGGTACTGGCCGAGCACCTCGGAGAGCGCGCCGCCCGGGTACCCACGCATGAGGTGAGCGACGAAGAGCTACGGGAGGCCGCCCGCTCCGACCCGGCGCTGCGGGAAGCGGCCGGGCAAGCGGCGAAGGTACCGGTCATGCGCAACGAGAAGGCGCGTTCCGTCTTCGGCTGGACCCCGCGCGACCCGGTGACGACCATCCTCGACACCGCGGAGAGCCTGTTCCGCCTGGGCCTGGTGAAGGGCTGA